Proteins co-encoded in one Quercus robur chromosome 8, dhQueRobu3.1, whole genome shotgun sequence genomic window:
- the LOC126694770 gene encoding sesquiterpene synthase 2-like: protein MSTQVSGAPSQNGKSEVVRRTANFHPSIWGDRFINNTSQDKDIHLRKVREVEELKDEVRNELFSIMDHLSQQLDLIDALQRLGVAYHFEREIQEALEHIYTAFNEKNDVDDLYKVSLSFRLLRQEGFKVSCDVFNMFKDEDGQFKESLTSNIEGMLAFYEATHLRVHGEDILDEALEFTTTHLKSTASPVGNPLAAQITRALKQPLHKGIPRLEARRYISVYEQDASHNKVLLKLSILDFNLVQSLHKEELSDVTRWWKDLDFATKLPFARDRVVECYFWIVAVYFEPQYSLARKILTKVISMTSILDDIYDVYGTLEELEPFTEAIERWDISCIDELPEYMQICYRALFDVFEAIQNELAKKERSYRVSYAKDAMKRLVRAYFDEAKWFHQNYIPTMEEYMHVALKTSGYPMLTAISFLGMGDIVTKEAFDWIFSNPKIITASSVIGRLMDDMKSHKFEQERGHAASAIECYMKQHGVSEQVVHDELNRQVANAWKDINEECIRPTVVPMSLLMRDLNLARVIDVIYKEGDGYTHVGKEMKDNVASVLIDPIPI, encoded by the exons ATGTCTACCCAAGTCTCAGGGGCTCCATCCCAAAATGGCAAATCAGAGGTTGTTCGCCGAACAGCAAATTTCCATCCAAGCATTTGGGGTGACCGTTTCATCAACAATACTTCACAAGACAAG GATATTCATTTACGTAAAGTACGTGAAGTTGAAGAGCTGAAAGATGAGGTGAGAAACGAGCTCTTTTCCATTATGGATCATCTTTCACAACAGCTAGACTTAATTGATGCACTCCAGCGCCTAGGCGTTGCTTaccattttgagagagaaatccaaGAAGCTCTAGAACATATATACACTGcctttaatgaaaaaaatgatgttgATGATCTCTACAAAGTTTCCCTCAGTTTTCGACTGCTACGCCAAGAAGGATTTAAGGTTTCATGTG ATGTCTTCAACATGTTCAAAGACGAAGATGGTCAATTCAAGGAAAGCTTGACCAGTAACATTGAAGGTATGCTAGCCTTCTATGAAGCTACACATTTGAGGGTGCATGGAGAAGACATTCTTGATGAGGCCCTTGAGTTCACTACCACTCACCTTAAGTCCACAGCATCCCCTGTAGGCAATCCGTTGGCAGCACAAATAACTCGTGCCCTAAAGCAGCCCTTGCATAAAGGCATTCCACGACTAGAGGCTCGGCGATACATTTCTGTCTATGAACAGGATGCTTCACATAACAAAGTTTTGCTCAAACTTTCAATATTAGATTTTAATCTAGTGCAATCATTGCACAAAGAGGAACTTAGTGATGTCACAAG GTGGTGGAAAGATTTAGATTTTGCAACAAAGCTACCTTTTGCAAGAGATAGAGTTGTCGAGTGCTACTTTTGGATAGTCGCAGTCTACTTTGAGCCCCAATATTCACTTGCAAGAAAAATACTAACCAAAGTTATTTCCATGACATCCATTCTAGACGATATATATGATGTTTATGGCACACTTGAAGAACTTGAGCCCTTCACTGAAGCAATTGAGAG GTGGGATATTAGCTGCATAGATGAACTTCCAGAATACATGCAAATATGTTATCGTGCACTCTTTGATGTATTCGAAGCAATTCAAAATGAGTTGGCCAAGAAAGAAAGATCATACCGTGTTAGCTATGCAAAAGATGCT ATGAAACGTTTGGTTCGGGCCTACTTTGACGAAGCCAAATGGTTCCACCAAAATTACATCCCCACAATGGAGGAGTATATGCATGTTGCACTTAAAACCTCTGGTTACCCTATGCTCACAGCTATCTCTTTCCTTGGCATGGGTGACATCGTTACAAAAGAGGCATTTGATTGGATCTTTAGCAACCCCAAGATTATTACAGCTTCATCTGTAATTGGTAGACTCATGGATGACATGAAGTCACATAAG TTTGAGCAAGAGAGAGGGCATGCTGCCTCAGCAATCGAATGTTACATGAAGCAACATGGTGTCTCAGAGCAAGTAGTCCATGATGAACTCAACAGGCAAGTTGCTAATGCATGGAAGGACATTAATGAGGAGTGTATAAGACCTACTGTTGTTCCCATGTCTCTACTTATGCGTGATCTTAATCTTGCACGAGTAATAGATGTCATTTACAAGGAAGGGGATGGCTACACTCACGTTGGAAAAGAGATGAAAGATAATGTTGCATCAGTGCTTATAGACCCAATACCAATATAA
- the LOC126694772 gene encoding sesquiterpene synthase 2-like, which translates to MSTQVSGASSQNGKSEVVRRTANFHPSIWGDRFINNTPDDKDILLRKVREVEELKDEVRNEFFASTGHLSQQLGLIDALQRLGVAYHFERENQEALERIYTTFNDKNDVDDLYKVSLSFRLLRQEGFKVSCDVFNKFKDEDGQFKESLKSNVEGMLAFYEATHLRVHEEDILDEALEFTTTHLKSTASLIGNPLAAQITRALKQPLHKGIPRLEARRYISVYEQDASHNKVLLKLSILDFNLVQSLHKKELSDITRWWKDLDFATKLPFARDRVVECYFWIVAVYFEPQYSLARKILTKVISMTSILDDIYDVYGTLEELEPFTEAIERWDISCIDQLPEYMQICYRALFDVFGAIENELAKKERSYRVSYAKDAMKRLVRAYFDEAKWFHQNYIPTMEEYMHVALKTSGYPMLTAISFLGMGDIVTKEAFDWIFSNPKIITASSIIGRLMDDMKSHKFEQERGHAASAVECYMKQHGVSEQVVHDELNRQVANAWKDINEECIRPTVVPMPLLMRVLNLARVIDVIYKEGDGYTHVGKEMKDNVALVLIDPIPI; encoded by the exons ATGTCTACCCAAGTTTCAGGGGCTTCATCCCAAAATGGCAAATCAGAGGTTGTTCGCCGAACAGCAAATTTCCATCCAAGCATTTGGGGTGACCGTTTCATCAACAATACTCCAGATGACAAG GATATTCTTTTACGTAAAGTACGCGAAGTTGAAGAGCTGAAAGATGAGGTGAGAAACGAGTTCTTTGCCTCTACAGGTCATCTTTCACAACAGTTGGGCTTAATTGATGCACTCCAGCGCCTAGGCGTCGCTTACCActttgagagagaaaaccaaGAAGCTCTAGAACGTATATACACTACTTTTAACGACAAAAATGATGTTGATGATCTCTACAAAGTTTCCCTCAGTTTTCGACTGCTACGCCAAGAAGGATTTAAGGTTTCGTGTG ATGTCTTCAACAAGTTCAAAGACGAAGATGGTCAATTCAAGGAAAGCTTGAAAAGCAATGTTGAAGGCATGCTAGCCTTCTACGAAGCTACACATTTGAGGGTGCATGAAGAAGACATTCTTGATGAGGCCCTTGAGTTCACTACCACTCACCTTAAGTCTACAGCATCCCTTATAGGCAATCCGTTGGCAGCACAAATAACTCGTGCCCTAAAGCAGCCCTTGCACAAGGGCATACCACGACTAGAGGCTCGGCGATACATTTCTGTCTATGAACAGGATGCTTCACATAACAAAGTTTTGCTCAAGCTTTCAATATTAGATTTTAATCTAGTGCAATCATTGCACAAAAAGGAACTTAGTGATATCACAAG GTGGTGGAAAGATTTAGATTTTGCAACGAAGCTACCTTTTGCAAGAGATAGAGTTGTCGAGTGCTACTTTTGGATAGTCGCGGTCTACTTTGAGCCCCAATATTCACTTGCAAGAAAAATACTAACCAAAGTTATTTCCATGACATCCATTCTAGATGATATATATGATGTTTATGGCACACTTGAAGAACTCGAGCCCTTCACTGAAGCAATTGAGAG GTGGGATATTAGCTGCATAGATCAACTTCCAGAATACATGCAAATATGTTATCGTGCACTCTTTGATGTATTCGGAGCAATTGAAAATGAGTTGGCCAAGAAAGAAAGATCATACCGTGTTAGCTATGCAAAAGATGCT ATGAAACGTTTGGTTCGGGCCTACTTTGACGAAGCCAAATGGTTCCACCAAAATTACATCCCAACAATGGAGGAGTATATGCATGTTGCACTTAAAACCTCTGGTTACCCTATGCTCACAGCTATCTCTTTCCTTGGCATGGGTGACATCGTTACAAAAGAGGCATTTGATTGGATCTTCAGCAACCCCAAGATTATTACAGCTTCATCTATAATTGGTAGACTCATGGATGACATGAAGTCACATAAG TTTGAGCAAGAGAGAGGGCATGCTGCCTCAGCAGTCGAATGTTACATGAAGCAACATGGTGTCTCAGAGCAAGTAGTCCATGATGAACTCAACAGGCAAGTTGCTAATGCATGGAAGGACATTAATGAGGAGTGTATAAGACCTACTGTTGTTCCCATGCCTCTACTTATGCGTGTTCTTAATCTTGCACGAGTAATAGATGTCATTTACAAGGAAGGGGATGGCTACACTCACGTTGGAAAAGAGATGAAAGATAATGTTGCATTAGTGCTTATAGACCCAATACCAATATAA